In one Candidatus Nitronereus thalassa genomic region, the following are encoded:
- a CDS encoding Slp family lipoprotein, giving the protein MQILRITLLGLPLLFGCATGYHEDWLPQETLAKIDPTLNFDHLKDAPESHEGKTLVLGGEILEAKRMKEYTRLVILQLPLDNDYEPVTDRMKSQGRFVALERDFLDPAIVPAGTRVTIVGSVSGSLTEPLDEMEYTYPTIAIDHLKTWPKAHDYPYGPYSYRYRPYWYGPYFWDPYYFGPYGRPYYFW; this is encoded by the coding sequence ATGCAAATTCTCCGTATAACCCTCCTCGGCCTTCCCCTTCTCTTTGGCTGTGCCACAGGGTATCATGAGGATTGGCTTCCCCAAGAAACGCTCGCCAAAATTGACCCCACCCTGAACTTCGACCACCTCAAAGATGCACCAGAGTCCCACGAAGGAAAAACCCTCGTGTTGGGGGGAGAAATCCTAGAAGCCAAACGCATGAAAGAATATACGCGACTGGTCATTTTGCAATTGCCTTTGGATAACGACTATGAACCTGTCACCGATCGCATGAAATCCCAAGGAAGATTTGTGGCGCTAGAACGAGACTTTTTGGATCCGGCCATTGTTCCGGCCGGCACTCGCGTGACGATTGTTGGCTCGGTCTCCGGCAGCCTCACAGAACCGCTGGACGAAATGGAGTACACCTATCCCACGATTGCCATTGACCACCTAAAAACGTGGCCCAAAGCCCACGATTACCCATACGGTCCGTACTCGTATCGATACCGACCCTATTGGTACGGCCCATACTTTTGGGATCCTTACTATTTTGGTCCATACGGCCGGCCTTATTATTTTTGGTGA
- a CDS encoding energy transducer TonB, producing the protein MTFHKKRSRYFGVFSSYSLVVHLAVFVAIFIFSTTPPPKVSSPTINVRLVDEPTSPPQNQAVPRVSNFQKVDHKASAEKTAIPPATPTPTLFQVLRPDLVSTSLPQKDGDRSRLSTQAFAPVAVNGLTPVRIIPTGTGFEHEPEITSHFSRTLLDHKARSSLLATTPAKILFKQPPPYPRVARELGLEGKTLLRVEVLQDGRPGSVKVRESCGHAVLDEAAAQAIKNWKFAPAQDGLFTVRSIVDLPIRFSLQS; encoded by the coding sequence ATGACATTCCATAAAAAAAGATCACGCTACTTTGGAGTATTTAGTTCATACTCTCTCGTGGTTCATTTAGCCGTATTCGTCGCGATTTTTATTTTCTCGACGACCCCTCCTCCCAAGGTTTCTTCCCCGACAATCAACGTCAGATTGGTGGATGAACCAACATCCCCCCCACAAAACCAGGCCGTACCTCGCGTCTCGAATTTTCAGAAGGTTGACCATAAAGCGAGTGCTGAAAAAACGGCAATACCGCCTGCCACACCAACTCCAACACTTTTTCAAGTCTTACGACCAGATCTTGTTTCTACCTCCTTGCCCCAGAAGGATGGAGATAGGTCTCGACTGTCAACACAGGCATTCGCCCCTGTTGCGGTCAATGGGTTAACCCCAGTCAGGATCATTCCCACTGGAACTGGATTTGAACACGAACCCGAGATCACATCACACTTCTCTCGAACCCTTCTCGATCACAAGGCAAGGAGTTCCCTCCTGGCAACCACACCGGCGAAAATCCTCTTTAAACAGCCTCCTCCCTATCCCAGAGTCGCCAGAGAATTGGGCTTAGAAGGAAAAACCCTTCTGCGAGTGGAGGTATTGCAGGATGGACGTCCAGGCAGTGTGAAGGTGAGAGAAAGCTGTGGACATGCGGTCCTCGATGAAGCCGCAGCCCAAGCCATTAAAAACTGGAAATTTGCACCTGCTCAAGACGGACTCTTTACGGTTCGAAGTATCGTCGATCTTCCGATTCGGTTTTCCCTCCAATCGTAA
- a CDS encoding glutathione peroxidase → MNMTSRHLAFGLSAMLVLGLTLSCKQGYSMESHETSQTANQQASMAPVYKFTLNDIDGHPVDLKRFQGKVLLLVNTASFCGNTPQYDGLQTLYEQYREQGFEILAFPANNFGQQEPGTDEEIKSFCYTKYALDFPLFSKISVKGDDTHPLYQYLTQRSPFPGDIEWNFQKFLVDRQGQVIARYRPGLKPLSDQIVTGIKQALTKS, encoded by the coding sequence ATGAATATGACATCACGGCATCTCGCGTTTGGCCTTTCAGCCATGCTCGTTCTCGGGCTCACCCTTAGCTGCAAACAAGGATACTCAATGGAATCTCATGAGACGTCACAAACTGCTAACCAGCAGGCATCCATGGCTCCGGTCTATAAATTTACTCTCAATGACATTGATGGCCATCCGGTAGATCTCAAGCGTTTTCAGGGAAAAGTATTACTACTTGTCAACACCGCGAGTTTTTGTGGCAACACTCCTCAATATGATGGATTGCAAACGCTGTATGAACAATACCGGGAACAAGGTTTCGAGATTTTGGCGTTTCCCGCCAATAATTTTGGACAGCAAGAGCCGGGCACCGATGAGGAAATTAAATCCTTCTGCTATACGAAGTATGCCTTGGATTTTCCGCTGTTTAGTAAAATCAGTGTGAAAGGCGATGATACCCATCCGCTCTATCAGTACCTCACGCAACGGAGCCCATTCCCAGGCGACATTGAATGGAACTTTCAAAAATTTTTAGTGGATCGACAAGGTCAAGTGATTGCCCGATATCGCCCAGGGCTCAAACCGTTATCCGATCAGATTGTCACCGGGATAAAACAGGCCTTGACCAAAAGTTAG